In the Fusobacterium perfoetens genome, one interval contains:
- the yqeC gene encoding selenium cofactor biosynthesis protein YqeC: MFEKFNIEKKNIITITGAGGKTTLMFLLSGELSKLGKVMVTTTTKIYTPGKSQFEKMYIDNKETIGENKNIFVVGKEIKDKKLIGIGYHEVERLKDDFDYILIEGDGSKEKFLKEWNELEPCIPNFSNVIIGVINLDIIDLDLIEENIHRFELFKERYPKFINKKVNFDFLKEYIKNGKFFGENKIAKKYIFLNGADGEKKSEKEKIAKELQEIFKNENFKIIYGSLK; this comes from the coding sequence ATGTTTGAAAAATTTAATATAGAGAAAAAAAATATAATAACCATAACAGGAGCAGGTGGTAAAACAACTCTGATGTTTTTATTAAGTGGAGAACTATCTAAACTTGGAAAGGTAATGGTTACCACTACAACTAAAATTTATACTCCAGGGAAATCCCAATTTGAAAAAATGTACATTGATAATAAAGAGACGATTGGAGAAAATAAAAATATTTTTGTGGTTGGAAAAGAGATAAAAGATAAAAAATTAATTGGAATTGGGTATCACGAGGTTGAAAGATTAAAAGATGATTTTGATTATATTTTAATTGAGGGAGATGGCTCAAAAGAAAAATTTTTAAAAGAGTGGAATGAGTTAGAGCCTTGTATACCTAATTTTTCTAATGTGATAATAGGAGTTATAAATCTTGATATTATAGATTTAGATTTGATAGAAGAAAATATCCATAGATTTGAACTTTTTAAAGAAAGATACCCAAAATTTATAAATAAAAAAGTAAATTTTGATTTTCTAAAAGAATATATAAAAAATGGAAAATTTTTTGGAGAAAATAAAATTGCTAAAAAATATATTTTTCTTAATGGAGCAGATGGAGAGAAAAAATCAGAAAAAGAAAAAATAGCAAAAGAGTTACAAGAGATATTTAAAAATGAAAATTTTAAAATAATATATGGAAGTTTAAAATAA
- the htpX gene encoding zinc metalloprotease HtpX: protein MKNFKTFLLMGVMTFIMLALGNAIGGRQGVYMALVFAGITNFISYWYSDKIVLAMYGAKPVSSNSDVYKLVEGLVKKANLPMPKVYIINSSQPNAFATGRNPHHAAVAVTSGILNILDDNELSGVIGHELGHVNNRDILIGTVAATFAGAISFLANMAKWSAIFGGGRSDRDDDNGGGIGLIFVAILAPIAAMLVQMAISRTREYKADEYGGKLCGNPIYLANALEKLELGVRRNPMNANPATENMFIVNPLSSRDKMATLFSTHPSTKDRIERLYELARNN, encoded by the coding sequence ATGAAAAATTTTAAAACTTTTTTACTGATGGGAGTAATGACTTTTATTATGTTAGCTTTAGGAAATGCCATAGGAGGTCGTCAAGGAGTTTATATGGCTCTTGTCTTTGCAGGAATTACTAACTTTATCTCTTATTGGTACAGCGATAAAATAGTTCTTGCTATGTATGGAGCAAAACCAGTGTCTTCAAACTCTGATGTTTATAAACTTGTAGAGGGGCTTGTAAAAAAAGCAAATCTTCCAATGCCAAAAGTGTATATTATAAATAGTTCTCAACCAAATGCTTTCGCCACTGGAAGAAATCCTCACCACGCAGCTGTGGCTGTTACTTCTGGGATTTTAAATATTTTAGATGATAATGAACTTTCTGGAGTTATTGGACACGAATTAGGACACGTTAATAATAGAGATATTTTAATTGGAACTGTGGCTGCTACTTTTGCTGGAGCTATATCTTTCTTGGCAAATATGGCAAAATGGTCTGCAATTTTTGGTGGAGGTAGAAGTGATAGAGATGATGACAATGGGGGAGGAATCGGTCTTATTTTCGTAGCTATTCTAGCTCCGATTGCTGCAATGTTAGTTCAAATGGCTATCTCTCGTACTAGAGAATATAAAGCTGATGAATACGGCGGAAAACTTTGTGGAAATCCAATCTATCTTGCAAATGCTCTTGAAAAATTAGAGTTAGGAGTTAGAAGAAATCCTATGAATGCTAATCCAGCTACTGAAAATATGTTTATAGTAAATCCTCTTTCATCTAGAGATAAAATGGCTACTCTTTTTAGCACTCATCCATCTACAAAAGATAGAATAGAAAGACTTTATGAATTAGCTAGAAATAATTAA